Proteins encoded by one window of Nasonia vitripennis strain AsymCx chromosome 5, Nvit_psr_1.1, whole genome shotgun sequence:
- the LOC100123855 gene encoding dynactin subunit 1 isoform X6 — protein MSLKVGQRVEISGKDCQGVIAYIGHPSFAAGKWIGVILDEPKGRNNGTIKGQFYFKCTENHGMFVRQTQLILIDESGNRTEPASPSSAAASGPTTPDEAGASRARSRLTSSRMSLAGSRTQLAAPSTENLTALGSSGHERKDGGESHIPAPTSTKRASFVEKTPSTSSPPGKKPKAPGDHDNTGFVETLKPQFVPGQAMGPSTQSSTMEEKLTHLQLAQENENLKAQIRDLSERIEILRVKRMQDKERMKDFEKLKLQLEQLIEFKTKVMESQASLQRELQRARQEARDAHAAREQYQDEMADLAETVEMATLDKEMAEEKAETLQIELEQLKEKLEEQTIDLEILRNEMSDKMSGGSAPTGTSSFEVKQLEQQNARLRETLVRMRDLSAHEKHEFQKLQKDLEQKKSEILELSRTKEKLSARVEEMERQIADLQEQVDAALGAEEMVENLGERKMALEEKVAELEEAVTDLEALQDMSDQLAESSKELEMELREELDMALAAARDAQRQRDAALETLSDREMTITKFRELTQKLQEQCLELQQRLQSSESTNAAAKGAGQQLAEILDFQKTFAETRAQTKAVDLELRRLDAEEARNHVRYLLSFMPLAFMNRGGDHDAILTLLFIPRMIQKTEIVISQVRDKYKSVDKIDRATIVKGHAVAQSAFRSRLCAHMYALQTALGSFESALSVCSSDSMLKVGGAYPEMAAQEKSVDSLIDLAKRDQLDENLSMEAIERCCAYFCTIYGIYFGEEDVTNQARLVVNGTRCLGSACEVLTTEAATIKNLIDGEQGDMGLLCQHIETVCEAVQNNLKSARRRVPREFLTAVSPNEANLGLDKDWYEQITTCYQHATKLMRTLQDLTKTALQTILTSGDLDTGLVSAKLKEMAANSTEKIYDADDIGAIATIKASLAVIQKAAVNLAEKMAECENELAMSGITHRKQENLEENSPIFLRAQATRKELEETKVLSRKLEARDSDIREAKLALREKQEELSEMILRKELAEKRLATQQHEHELTIEKLKRNLEEVQTQLRRKEKEFEETMDHLQTDIDSLESEKGQLKEKLKSIGKKGGVPSTPGADGAVSIISTGSSIPVGPPMQEGALHEKIQALRDALKDEARQKRALLNENLQKKLDSLPPLPKFDAKPEEDPKIKELLQKKNELMREAKKLTFFPVVPDLTGKKLLLATEQPVLEKALPVYKLLEREQRLRTLKERVDELSSQVREETIKRTYGAQAPAQFAVFPARHIAAAMRGLAEPVTAEILIPHKGPSQVINIPVGTQELRNVHMLLSY, from the exons ATGTCGCTGAAGGTCGGCCAGCGGGTCGAAATCTCGGGCAAGGATTGCCAGGGTGTGATCGCCTACATCGGGCATCCCTCTTTCGCGGCGGGCAAGTGGATCGGAGTAATCCTCGACGAGCCCAAAGGAAGGAACAATGGCACCATCAAGGGGCAGTTTTACTTTAAG TGTACGGAGAATCATGGAATGTTTGTGCGCCAGACTCAATTGATCTTAATAGATGAATCAGGCAATCGGACAGAGCCTGCAAGTCCATCTTCTGCAGCTGCTAGTGGTCCAACAACGCCGGACGAAGCTGGAGCTTCCAGAGCCAGGAGTCGACTTACaag CTCAAGGATGTCACTCGCAGGTAGCAGAACTCAGCTTGCTGCACCCAGTACGGAGAATCTTACTGCCTTAGGAAGTTCTGGCCATGAACGTAAGGATGGAGGAGAATCTCACATTCCAGCACCAACAAGCACCAAACGTGCTTCGTTCGTCGAG AAAACCCCTAGCACGAGCTCGCCCCCAGGCAAAAAGCCAAAGGCCCCTGGTGATCACGACAAT ACTGGTTTTGTGGAAACTCTGAAACCACAATTTGTTCCTGGCCAAGCAATGGGTCCAAGTACACAGTCTAGCACAATGGAAGAAAAATTGACACATCTGCAACTTGCTCAGGAAAATGAAAACTTGAAGGCCCAG ATCCGAGATCTTAgtgagcgaatagaaatattaAGAGTGAAAAGGATGCAAGATAAGGAACGAATGAAAGACTTTGAAAAGTTAAAACTTCAGCTGGAACAGCTTATAGAGTTCAAGACTAAAGTAATGGAGAGCCAG GCAAGCCTACAAAGAGAACTGCAAAGAGCTCGACAAGAAGCCAGAGATGCTCATGCAGCTCGGGAACAATACCAAGACGAGATGGCAGATTTGGCTGAAACAGTGGAGATGGCCACACTGGATAAAGAAATGGCAGAAGAAAAAGCCGAAACTTTGCAGATCGAATTAGAACAATTGAAAGAGAAGCTTGAAGAGCAGACTATAGATTTGGAAATTCTGCGCAATGAGATGTCGGACAAG ATGTCTGGAGGAAGTGCGCCAACTGGAACATCAAGCTTCGAAGTGAAGCAATTGGAACAGCAGAACGCTAGACTCCGAGAGACTCTTGTTAGAATGAGAGATCTTTCAGCTCACGAGAAACACGAGTTCCAAAAATTGCAGAAAGATTTAGAGCAGAAGAAATCTGAAATTCTGGAGCTAAGTAGAACTAAGGAGAAGCTATCTGCTCGCGTTGAAGAAATGGAACGTCAAATTGCTGATCTTCAGGAACAG GTCGATGCTGCACTGGGTGCTGAGGAAATGGTTGAGAACCTTGGAGAACGTAAGATGGCTTTGGAGGAGAAAGTAGCCGAGTTGGAAGAGGCTGTGACAGACCTTGAAGCTTTGCAa GACATGTCGGATCAGCTGGCGGAGTCGTCGAAGGAGCTTGAGATGGAACTTCGCGAGGAGTTGGACATGGCTCTTGCCGCAGCACGTGACGCCCAGCGTCAGCGAGATGCGGCACTCGAAACTTTATCCGATCGCGAGATGACGATAACCAAGTTCCGAGAGCTAACTCAGAAGTTGCAGGAACAATGCCTCGAGTTACAGCAACGCCTACAGTCGAGCGAGTCCACCAATGCTGCTGCCAAAG GCGCGGGACAGCAACTCGCCGAAATCTTGGATTTCCAAAAGACATTCGCCGAGACCAGAGCTCAAACTAAAGCGGTAGATTTAGAATTGAGACGGCTAGATGCAGAAGAAGCCCGAAACCATGTGAGATATCTGCTGTCTTTTATGCCTCTAGCGTTCATGAATCGTGGTGGCGATCACGATGCGATTTTGACGCTACTGTTTATACCGAGAATGATTCAAAAAACGGAAATTGTCATTTCTCAAGTGCGTGATAAATACAAGTCCGTTGACAAAATCGACAG GGCTACAATCGTCAAGGGTCATGCTGTAGCCCAAAGCGCCTTCAGGTCACGTCTCTGTGCTCATATGTATGCCTTGCAAACTGCACTTGGTAGTTTCGAGTCAGCTCTTAGCGTTTGCAGTTCAGACAGTATGCTGAAAGTCGGTGGTGCCTATCCGGAGATGGCTGCGCAAGAAAAATCCGTGGACTCGTTGATCGATTTGGCGAAACGCGATCAGCTCGACGAGAATTTGTCGATGGAAGCTATCGAGAGGTGCTGCGCCTATTTCTGCACGATTTATGGCATCTACTTTGGCGAAGAAGATGTTACGAATCAAGCTCGACTCGTCGTCAATGGTACCAG GTGCTTGGGAAGTGCGTGTGAGGTACTGACAACAGAAGCTGCTACTATCAAGAACCTGATTGACGGTGAGCAAGGTGATATGGGCCTGTTATGTCAGCACATCGAGACCGTTTGCGAGGCTGTGCAGAATAATCTGAAGTCGGCACGACGACGCGTGCCGCGAGAATTTCTCACTGCAGTTTCTCCTAACGAAGCTAATCTCGGCCTCGACAAAGACTGGTACGAGCAGATAACCACCTGCTATCAGCATGCTACTAAGTTAATGAGGACACTTCAGGATCTGACAAAGACTGCACTTCAGACCATTTTGACCAGCGGAG ATTTAGATACGGGTTTGGTTTCTGCGAAACTAAAGGAGATGGCGGCAAATTCGACGGAGAAGATCTACGATGCCGACGACATCGGTGCGATCGCAACAATCAAAGCTAGTTTGGCTGTGATTCAAAAGGCGGCTGTGAATCTTGCTGAGAAGATGGCTGAGTGCGAAAATGAGTTGGCCATGAGCGGCATAACTCACCGGAAGCAGGAGAATTTGGAGGAAAATAGTCCTATTTTTCTGCGCGCCCAAGCCACACGTAAAGAGCTTGAGGAAACGAAAGTTCTTAGCAG GAAACTTGAGGCGAGAGATAGCGACATACGCGAGGCTAAATTGGCCCTTAGAGAAAAGCAAGAAGAACTGTCCGAGATGATCTTGAGAAAAGAATTGGCTGAAAAACGTCTTGCTACTCAGCAGCACGAGCACGAGCTAACCATTGAGAAACTTAAGAGAAACTTGGAGGAGGTTCAGACTCAGTTGAGAAGAAAG GAAAAGGAATTCGAGGAAACCATGGATCACCTGCAGACAGATATCGACAGTCTAGAATCAGAAAAGGGCCAGCTCAAGGAGAAGCTGAAGTCTATCGGCAAAAAAGGAGGCGTTCCTTCCACGCCCGGAGCTGATGGTGCTGTAAGCATTATCAGCACTGGCTCCTCCATACCTGTGGGTCCTCCTATGCAAGAGGGTGCGTTGCACGAGAAAATCCAGGCTTTACGCGATGCTTTGAAGGATGAGGCTCGCCAGAAACGTGCACTGCTTAACGAGAATCTGCAAAAGAAGCTGGATTCATTGCCTCCGTTGCCCAAGTTTGACGCTAAGCCCGAAGAAGATCCAAAGATCAAGGAGCTGCTGCAGAAGAAGAACGAGCTGATGAGG GAGGCCAAGAAGCTCACGTTCTTCCCTGTGGTACCAGACTTGACTGGCAAAAAGCTATTATTAGCCACTGAACAACCCGTGCTAGAGAAGGCTTTACCTGTCTACAAATTACTGGAAAGGGAACAACGCCTGAGAACGCTTAAGGAACGCGTTGACGAACTAAGT TCTCAAGTACGCGAGGAGACGATCAAGCGAACTTACGGCGCACAGGCTCCTGCCCAGTTTGCGGTGTTCCCGGCAAGGCATATCGCAGCCGCCATGAGAGGACTCGCCGAGCCTGTAACCGCTGAGATCTTGATACCACACAAGGGCCCTTCACAGGTCATCAATATACCTGTGGGCACGCAAGAGCTGCGAAATGTGCACATGCTGCTATCATACTAA
- the LOC100123855 gene encoding dynactin subunit 1 isoform X7: MSLKVGQRVEISGKDCQGVIAYIGHPSFAAGKWIGVILDEPKGRNNGTIKGQFYFKCTENHGMFVRQTQLILIDESGNRTEPASPSSAAASGPTTPDEAGASRARSRLTSAAVRQRNQPTASRMSLAGSRTQLAAPSTENLTALGSSGHERKDGGESHIPAPTSTKRASFVETGFVETLKPQFVPGQAMGPSTQSSTMEEKLTHLQLAQENENLKAQIRDLSERIEILRVKRMQDKERMKDFEKLKLQLEQLIEFKTKVMESQASLQRELQRARQEARDAHAAREQYQDEMADLAETVEMATLDKEMAEEKAETLQIELEQLKEKLEEQTIDLEILRNEMSDKMSGGSAPTGTSSFEVKQLEQQNARLRETLVRMRDLSAHEKHEFQKLQKDLEQKKSEILELSRTKEKLSARVEEMERQIADLQEQVDAALGAEEMVENLGERKMALEEKVAELEEAVTDLEALQDMSDQLAESSKELEMELREELDMALAAARDAQRQRDAALETLSDREMTITKFRELTQKLQEQCLELQQRLQSSESTNAAAKGAGQQLAEILDFQKTFAETRAQTKAVDLELRRLDAEEARNHVRYLLSFMPLAFMNRGGDHDAILTLLFIPRMIQKTEIVISQVRDKYKSVDKIDRATIVKGHAVAQSAFRSRLCAHMYALQTALGSFESALSVCSSDSMLKVGGAYPEMAAQEKSVDSLIDLAKRDQLDENLSMEAIERCCAYFCTIYGIYFGEEDVTNQARLVVNGTRCLGSACEVLTTEAATIKNLIDGEQGDMGLLCQHIETVCEAVQNNLKSARRRVPREFLTAVSPNEANLGLDKDWYEQITTCYQHATKLMRTLQDLTKTALQTILTSGDLDTGLVSAKLKEMAANSTEKIYDADDIGAIATIKASLAVIQKAAVNLAEKMAECENELAMSGITHRKQENLEENSPIFLRAQATRKELEETKVLSRKLEARDSDIREAKLALREKQEELSEMILRKELAEKRLATQQHEHELTIEKLKRNLEEVQTQLRRKEKEFEETMDHLQTDIDSLESEKGQLKEKLKSIGKKGGVPSTPGADGAVSIISTGSSIPVGPPMQEGALHEKIQALRDALKDEARQKRALLNENLQKKLDSLPPLPKFDAKPEEDPKIKELLQKKNELMREAKKLTFFPVVPDLTGKKLLLATEQPVLEKALPVYKLLEREQRLRTLKERVDELSSQVREETIKRTYGAQAPAQFAVFPARHIAAAMRGLAEPVTAEILIPHKGPSQVINIPVGTQELRNVHMLLSY, translated from the exons ATGTCGCTGAAGGTCGGCCAGCGGGTCGAAATCTCGGGCAAGGATTGCCAGGGTGTGATCGCCTACATCGGGCATCCCTCTTTCGCGGCGGGCAAGTGGATCGGAGTAATCCTCGACGAGCCCAAAGGAAGGAACAATGGCACCATCAAGGGGCAGTTTTACTTTAAG TGTACGGAGAATCATGGAATGTTTGTGCGCCAGACTCAATTGATCTTAATAGATGAATCAGGCAATCGGACAGAGCCTGCAAGTCCATCTTCTGCAGCTGCTAGTGGTCCAACAACGCCGGACGAAGCTGGAGCTTCCAGAGCCAGGAGTCGACTTACaag TGCTGCTGTGCGTCAGAGGAATCAGCCGACTGc CTCAAGGATGTCACTCGCAGGTAGCAGAACTCAGCTTGCTGCACCCAGTACGGAGAATCTTACTGCCTTAGGAAGTTCTGGCCATGAACGTAAGGATGGAGGAGAATCTCACATTCCAGCACCAACAAGCACCAAACGTGCTTCGTTCGTCGAG ACTGGTTTTGTGGAAACTCTGAAACCACAATTTGTTCCTGGCCAAGCAATGGGTCCAAGTACACAGTCTAGCACAATGGAAGAAAAATTGACACATCTGCAACTTGCTCAGGAAAATGAAAACTTGAAGGCCCAG ATCCGAGATCTTAgtgagcgaatagaaatattaAGAGTGAAAAGGATGCAAGATAAGGAACGAATGAAAGACTTTGAAAAGTTAAAACTTCAGCTGGAACAGCTTATAGAGTTCAAGACTAAAGTAATGGAGAGCCAG GCAAGCCTACAAAGAGAACTGCAAAGAGCTCGACAAGAAGCCAGAGATGCTCATGCAGCTCGGGAACAATACCAAGACGAGATGGCAGATTTGGCTGAAACAGTGGAGATGGCCACACTGGATAAAGAAATGGCAGAAGAAAAAGCCGAAACTTTGCAGATCGAATTAGAACAATTGAAAGAGAAGCTTGAAGAGCAGACTATAGATTTGGAAATTCTGCGCAATGAGATGTCGGACAAG ATGTCTGGAGGAAGTGCGCCAACTGGAACATCAAGCTTCGAAGTGAAGCAATTGGAACAGCAGAACGCTAGACTCCGAGAGACTCTTGTTAGAATGAGAGATCTTTCAGCTCACGAGAAACACGAGTTCCAAAAATTGCAGAAAGATTTAGAGCAGAAGAAATCTGAAATTCTGGAGCTAAGTAGAACTAAGGAGAAGCTATCTGCTCGCGTTGAAGAAATGGAACGTCAAATTGCTGATCTTCAGGAACAG GTCGATGCTGCACTGGGTGCTGAGGAAATGGTTGAGAACCTTGGAGAACGTAAGATGGCTTTGGAGGAGAAAGTAGCCGAGTTGGAAGAGGCTGTGACAGACCTTGAAGCTTTGCAa GACATGTCGGATCAGCTGGCGGAGTCGTCGAAGGAGCTTGAGATGGAACTTCGCGAGGAGTTGGACATGGCTCTTGCCGCAGCACGTGACGCCCAGCGTCAGCGAGATGCGGCACTCGAAACTTTATCCGATCGCGAGATGACGATAACCAAGTTCCGAGAGCTAACTCAGAAGTTGCAGGAACAATGCCTCGAGTTACAGCAACGCCTACAGTCGAGCGAGTCCACCAATGCTGCTGCCAAAG GCGCGGGACAGCAACTCGCCGAAATCTTGGATTTCCAAAAGACATTCGCCGAGACCAGAGCTCAAACTAAAGCGGTAGATTTAGAATTGAGACGGCTAGATGCAGAAGAAGCCCGAAACCATGTGAGATATCTGCTGTCTTTTATGCCTCTAGCGTTCATGAATCGTGGTGGCGATCACGATGCGATTTTGACGCTACTGTTTATACCGAGAATGATTCAAAAAACGGAAATTGTCATTTCTCAAGTGCGTGATAAATACAAGTCCGTTGACAAAATCGACAG GGCTACAATCGTCAAGGGTCATGCTGTAGCCCAAAGCGCCTTCAGGTCACGTCTCTGTGCTCATATGTATGCCTTGCAAACTGCACTTGGTAGTTTCGAGTCAGCTCTTAGCGTTTGCAGTTCAGACAGTATGCTGAAAGTCGGTGGTGCCTATCCGGAGATGGCTGCGCAAGAAAAATCCGTGGACTCGTTGATCGATTTGGCGAAACGCGATCAGCTCGACGAGAATTTGTCGATGGAAGCTATCGAGAGGTGCTGCGCCTATTTCTGCACGATTTATGGCATCTACTTTGGCGAAGAAGATGTTACGAATCAAGCTCGACTCGTCGTCAATGGTACCAG GTGCTTGGGAAGTGCGTGTGAGGTACTGACAACAGAAGCTGCTACTATCAAGAACCTGATTGACGGTGAGCAAGGTGATATGGGCCTGTTATGTCAGCACATCGAGACCGTTTGCGAGGCTGTGCAGAATAATCTGAAGTCGGCACGACGACGCGTGCCGCGAGAATTTCTCACTGCAGTTTCTCCTAACGAAGCTAATCTCGGCCTCGACAAAGACTGGTACGAGCAGATAACCACCTGCTATCAGCATGCTACTAAGTTAATGAGGACACTTCAGGATCTGACAAAGACTGCACTTCAGACCATTTTGACCAGCGGAG ATTTAGATACGGGTTTGGTTTCTGCGAAACTAAAGGAGATGGCGGCAAATTCGACGGAGAAGATCTACGATGCCGACGACATCGGTGCGATCGCAACAATCAAAGCTAGTTTGGCTGTGATTCAAAAGGCGGCTGTGAATCTTGCTGAGAAGATGGCTGAGTGCGAAAATGAGTTGGCCATGAGCGGCATAACTCACCGGAAGCAGGAGAATTTGGAGGAAAATAGTCCTATTTTTCTGCGCGCCCAAGCCACACGTAAAGAGCTTGAGGAAACGAAAGTTCTTAGCAG GAAACTTGAGGCGAGAGATAGCGACATACGCGAGGCTAAATTGGCCCTTAGAGAAAAGCAAGAAGAACTGTCCGAGATGATCTTGAGAAAAGAATTGGCTGAAAAACGTCTTGCTACTCAGCAGCACGAGCACGAGCTAACCATTGAGAAACTTAAGAGAAACTTGGAGGAGGTTCAGACTCAGTTGAGAAGAAAG GAAAAGGAATTCGAGGAAACCATGGATCACCTGCAGACAGATATCGACAGTCTAGAATCAGAAAAGGGCCAGCTCAAGGAGAAGCTGAAGTCTATCGGCAAAAAAGGAGGCGTTCCTTCCACGCCCGGAGCTGATGGTGCTGTAAGCATTATCAGCACTGGCTCCTCCATACCTGTGGGTCCTCCTATGCAAGAGGGTGCGTTGCACGAGAAAATCCAGGCTTTACGCGATGCTTTGAAGGATGAGGCTCGCCAGAAACGTGCACTGCTTAACGAGAATCTGCAAAAGAAGCTGGATTCATTGCCTCCGTTGCCCAAGTTTGACGCTAAGCCCGAAGAAGATCCAAAGATCAAGGAGCTGCTGCAGAAGAAGAACGAGCTGATGAGG GAGGCCAAGAAGCTCACGTTCTTCCCTGTGGTACCAGACTTGACTGGCAAAAAGCTATTATTAGCCACTGAACAACCCGTGCTAGAGAAGGCTTTACCTGTCTACAAATTACTGGAAAGGGAACAACGCCTGAGAACGCTTAAGGAACGCGTTGACGAACTAAGT TCTCAAGTACGCGAGGAGACGATCAAGCGAACTTACGGCGCACAGGCTCCTGCCCAGTTTGCGGTGTTCCCGGCAAGGCATATCGCAGCCGCCATGAGAGGACTCGCCGAGCCTGTAACCGCTGAGATCTTGATACCACACAAGGGCCCTTCACAGGTCATCAATATACCTGTGGGCACGCAAGAGCTGCGAAATGTGCACATGCTGCTATCATACTAA